The region AAGGACATAGGTGACGACGCGGCGCAGGTTGGCGCGCAGCTGTTCGACGGGGTCGGGGCTCTCGGGACCGACGCGCAGGCGAAGGATACGGGACGCCAGTTCGGTGAGAACCTGTTCAAGGAGTTCTTCGAAAAGATCTTTTTTGTTTTGAAAATAGAGGTAAAAGGTACCGCGCGCGATCCGGGCGCGGCTGATGATGTCCGCGACGTTAGTGCGATGATAGCCCTTGCGGGCGAAAATTCGCTTGGCGTGGCGCAGAACCTGTGCGCGCCGGGCCTGTCGTTCCATCCCGTTACCTTGCCGAAGTCTAGAGGCTAGTGACGGCGGGCGGGACTGTCAAATCAGACGGTCCACAGAATTGTTGGGTTTTCCACAATTCAGGGCGGATAGATTCGGCCGGTAAGTAGGCATAAATTCGCAGAAACCATAGGTTTTTAGGGTCGACCAATGACGGAGGCGGAGTTCTGGAACAAAGCGCGCGAAGTCGGCGCGAAAGCGACCTGGGCGTATCTGGCGACCACCAGAGGCGATCAGCCCAAAGTGCGCGTTGTCCACCCGGGAATCGAGGGCAAGTGCGTGTGGGTCGCGACCGGCCGTAGTTCGGCCAAGGCGAGACAGATAGGGAAGAACCCGCGGGTCGAGCTCTTCTATCAAATTGGATCCGACATGGTTCATCTGACCATCACGGGTCACGCGCGGTTCGTCGAGGATCCCATCGAGAAACAGCGAGTTTGGGAAGGCAAGATTTTCGACTACGAGTTGGGACAGTTCTGGCCGCAGGGTCCTGGCTCGAAGGATTTCGGCTTGCTGCTGATTGAGCCCGAGAGCGCTGAGCTGACCTCTTTGCATGACATGACCCAAGGGAAAAGTCCCGAACGATGGCGGGTTTCGAAGTAGGGTCGACCCGCACCGCCCCGCGGTGCGCATTCTCCCGTAAGTTTAAATGCAAGGATGACCCCTAGCGGGGGGTTAGCCGCGGACGCGCTCACGGGCGAAAATTGCGCGCTCCTCGGCGGACATCTTTTCGCGGATGCGTGAACCTTTGCCGAGATGCCGGTAGCGGCCGCCTTCCGAGAACAATTCCTCGTAAGGCTCGGCAGGAATCCGCTCGGCGGGGGGCTCATCGCCGACTTTAACTCCGAGCGCGTCCTCGACCAGCTTGGTGTCGTACATTCGGACTGCATCGTAATCAGTCAGCAGTGCGCAAACTTCGACGCAGATGTAGCAACCGATGCATTCCTGGAAACGGTCTTGAACAGGCTGCACGCCGCGGCCCGGCACCGAGCCCGGGCTAAGATATTCGATACATTGCACGGGGCAGAATTCGGGGCATTTGCCACAAGGAAAGCACAGGTTGATGTCCATGAACGCGACTTCGCGTGGACGCTTTTTCTTGTGCCCAACATCTTCGGGGGTTTCTGGGATGCGATCTTCCTTGAGCCGGCGCTTGATGATTTCTATGGCGCTCATGAAAGTATCTCACACCGGTGCTGTGCGAGCGGTCAAGCTCGACCAATATGCAGCGTCAGCTATTTCAACGCACGGACGTTCCCATCCGAGGAGGCGACGTACACGGTGCCCGAGGTTCCCGCACTAACCTGCACTACGGTACCGAGATCCCGGGCGGACCATTCGAGGTTGCCGCCGAGGTCGAGCATCACCGATGATGCAGCGACATCCAGCGCGTCGAAAATAGTGCCATTGCTAAGCGCGGCGATTGCACGCGGCAGCGGCACAAGTGATTTTGATGACCACTGGACCGTACCGCTTGAATCCACCGCATAGAGGGCATCGGAGCCAAAGAAGATCAGTCCGGTGCCGCTCACCGAGGGTCCCGAGGTCACTGCCGCGCCGCTTGGCACCCGCCAAATGATCGAGCCCGTGCTTGCATCCAATGCATATACGCCACCCGTGGACGAGCCCACGTACACGACGCCATTGGCGACGGCCAGCTCTCCGGAAAAGCCACCTTCGGGAGCGAAATTCCACAGCGAGCTTCCGTTGGCGGTCGCGGCAACAAGGTCTCCGCCGTTGGAAGCGACCGCGACGCCACCGGGTATGATCACTCCACGACTTGGATTTCCCACCGGCAGGCTCCACAACGTCTCACCGTCACTGACTGCGATGAGGTTGCCGCTCTCACTCGCGTACACGGCGGTGCTGTCGGCTGCTAGCGGGCCGTTGCCGGTTCCCACTTGCGCCTTCCACTTGGGACGGCCGCGATTGTCGAGCCCATAGATCCACGAGGTGGTTCCCTGCGCGAAGATGGTTCCGTCTGGGGCGACGGCCGCGGCCAGCCCGCCTGCGGGCCGGTCGAAGACCTGGTGTCCCGTTGTGTCAATCGAATGAAGCATTCGGTCGCTGGTGATGAAATTAGCGGTGCCCTCCGCACCCGATACAATTGGGCCGGCCACCGGTGCATTCCCATCAAAGGTCCACAGCACCGTCGGGCCGGAATTACTTTGTTCCTCCGCGTTCGAAATCTGCGCCGCCGCGGCGGCTGGCGTCGGGGTCACAGTCGCGCATGGGGGGCAGGAGCCGGAGCTTACCCCGACACCCACGGTGACCGGCCGGGATGTGATTCCACTAGAACTGGCGTTGATACACGCGCAACCATCGTTGAGGCCCGTGTATTGTCCGCCATGGTTGCTCGTCGGCGGCTGAAGCACTTGGACGCTCCCCGGAGGGCTATTGTTGGAGGTCCAAAGGGTGCTGATGGCGTTGGTGATGTCCGTGAATGTAGTCTGCTTGCCTCTGACCAGAATTCCTTGAGCATTGAAGTTTATCGAGACCCCGCTGCCGGACACGGCGGTGCTGGTCGCCAACGGTGAGCATGCGGTCGGAGTAGGGGTTGGCGCGCCGGAAGCGGTGGGGGTCGGTGTTGGTGGTGGCGGTCCCTGGCAGATGTTGATGCCCGCCAGCGCGAATGCGGGCGAAGGGCTCGCGGTGGGACAAAGGCCCGCGACGAATATTCCTTTGCTGTTGAAGGACCCGAAGCAACTGCTTCCGCCTCCGCAACTCGCCATTGTCACGCCCAGAACGAACACACCCACCGGGAGGACTACCAACCATAGCTTCCACCGAAACATCGAGCACTGAGCTTTGACGGCGCGTTGTGGCGCTGTCAAGTACGAATCGCAACTAAGCGTCGGTCAGTACTAAACCATCGTGATTAGCATCGAATCGCGGTCACTCGGGTGTACGGGGTGACAATCCGACGCTGGAGAGAATCGAGAACGATCCTGTCAGGCCAGCGCGCGTGTTCGTCACGTCATATGTCAACGAGCATGGGCGTACCAGGTTCGCCCATGACCTAGCTAACGCTGGGCAACCTCTCGTGGCGAATGTAGTAGTCGACCCTTCCGGTCTAGGCAAGATTTTGCTTTGCCAGGCTCGTCTACAACTGCGGAGACGTTTTCAACTCGAAAACTGAGGATGCTGCGCCAAAAGGTCGCCAAAAAAAGCGGGC is a window of Candidatus Binataceae bacterium DNA encoding:
- a CDS encoding pyridoxamine 5'-phosphate oxidase family protein, with product MTEAEFWNKAREVGAKATWAYLATTRGDQPKVRVVHPGIEGKCVWVATGRSSAKARQIGKNPRVELFYQIGSDMVHLTITGHARFVEDPIEKQRVWEGKIFDYELGQFWPQGPGSKDFGLLLIEPESAELTSLHDMTQGKSPERWRVSK
- a CDS encoding PQQ-binding-like beta-propeller repeat protein; this translates as MTPTPAAAAAQISNAEEQSNSGPTVLWTFDGNAPVAGPIVSGAEGTANFITSDRMLHSIDTTGHQVFDRPAGGLAAAVAPDGTIFAQGTTSWIYGLDNRGRPKWKAQVGTGNGPLAADSTAVYASESGNLIAVSDGETLWSLPVGNPSRGVIIPGGVAVASNGGDLVAATANGSSLWNFAPEGGFSGELAVANGVVYVGSSTGGVYALDASTGSIIWRVPSGAAVTSGPSVSGTGLIFFGSDALYAVDSSGTVQWSSKSLVPLPRAIAALSNGTIFDALDVAASSVMLDLGGNLEWSARDLGTVVQVSAGTSGTVYVASSDGNVRALK